One Streptomyces sp. V4I8 genomic window carries:
- a CDS encoding ferric reductase-like transmembrane domain-containing protein, giving the protein MTTTLAGGRAARRQTMRRIRPRRSPAVPLVIALWAGAAAVLWLWWDNTPSLADNTAKILAAGRITGLLAGYLMALVVLQMARVPALERRVGSDRVARWHAMSGRYTICLVIAHVFLTMWAYALQAGKTLGDVVQQTIDSINTLPDMGKAAIGTGLLFLIAFLSIGGVRRRIPYDTWYHVHLLTYAAVYLTFWHQITTGNEFAVEPTAKTFWYGLYGAVTAAVVWYRVLTPIRLNLRHRMYVEAVIEETPGVVSVLIGGRKLHRMGAEAGQFFRWRFKAPGMRFSSHPYSLSAAPRPDMLRITVKAIGDHTSRLRDLKPGTKVWAEGPYGAMTAQRRSRGKVLLVAGGVGITPMRALFETLPGASGDITLLYRANSTQDLALWDELATIADERGARLMYAVNSPDGERPDISAERLQQKLPDIDKHDVFMCGPAGFAQSVYEALRGAGVPARRIHHESFEM; this is encoded by the coding sequence GTGACCACCACGCTCGCAGGCGGCCGTGCCGCTCGCCGCCAGACGATGCGCCGCATCCGTCCGCGCCGCTCCCCGGCCGTTCCGCTGGTGATCGCCCTATGGGCGGGCGCGGCGGCGGTGCTGTGGTTGTGGTGGGACAACACCCCGTCCCTGGCGGACAACACGGCCAAGATCCTCGCCGCGGGGCGGATCACCGGACTGCTCGCCGGCTATCTGATGGCGCTCGTCGTGCTGCAGATGGCCCGGGTGCCCGCGCTGGAGCGGCGGGTGGGGTCGGACCGGGTGGCGCGCTGGCACGCGATGAGCGGGCGCTACACGATCTGCCTGGTCATCGCGCATGTCTTCCTCACCATGTGGGCGTACGCGCTCCAGGCCGGCAAGACGCTCGGTGACGTCGTGCAGCAGACGATCGACTCGATCAACACACTGCCGGACATGGGCAAGGCGGCCATCGGTACCGGGCTGCTGTTCCTCATCGCGTTCCTCTCGATCGGGGGCGTCCGCCGCCGGATCCCGTACGACACCTGGTACCACGTGCACCTGCTGACGTACGCGGCGGTGTATCTGACGTTCTGGCACCAGATCACCACCGGCAACGAGTTCGCCGTCGAGCCCACCGCGAAGACCTTCTGGTACGGGCTGTACGGGGCCGTGACCGCGGCCGTGGTCTGGTACCGCGTCCTCACCCCGATCCGCCTCAACCTGCGGCACCGGATGTACGTCGAGGCGGTCATCGAGGAGACCCCGGGCGTCGTGTCCGTGCTGATCGGCGGGCGCAAGCTGCACCGCATGGGCGCGGAGGCGGGGCAGTTCTTCCGCTGGCGGTTCAAGGCGCCCGGGATGCGGTTCAGTTCCCACCCGTACTCGCTGTCGGCGGCGCCCCGCCCGGACATGCTGCGGATCACGGTCAAGGCGATCGGCGACCACACCTCGCGGCTGCGTGATCTGAAGCCGGGAACGAAGGTGTGGGCCGAGGGGCCGTACGGCGCGATGACGGCACAGCGGCGCAGCCGCGGCAAGGTGCTGCTGGTCGCCGGCGGTGTCGGCATCACGCCGATGCGGGCCCTGTTCGAGACGCTGCCGGGCGCGTCCGGTGACATCACCCTGCTCTACCGGGCCAACAGCACCCAGGACCTGGCGCTGTGGGACGAGCTGGCCACGATCGCCGACGAGCGCGGCGCCCGCCTGATGTACGCGGTCAACAGCCCGGACGGCGAGCGGCCCGACATCTCGGCGGAGCGGTTGCAGCAGAAGCTGCCCGACATCGACAAACACGACGTTTTCATGTGCGGGCCGGCCGGCTTCGCGCAGTCCGTCTACGAAGCACTGCGCGGCGCGGGTGTGCCCGCCCGCCGCATCCATCACGAGTCGTTCGAGATGTGA
- a CDS encoding arginine repressor yields the protein MSQAQDHEQNGVAGPAVPQTRTARHRRIVDILNRQPVRSQSQLAKLLSDDGLSVTQATLSRDLDELNAVKIRNNDGDLIYAVPSEGGFRTPRAPLGESAKEERMRRLSQELLISAEASANLVVLRTPPGAAQFLASAIDQAELQDILGTIAGDDTLLLISRNPTGGQALADHLLRLAQNGH from the coding sequence ATGAGTCAGGCACAGGACCACGAGCAGAACGGGGTCGCCGGGCCTGCCGTGCCGCAGACCCGCACCGCACGCCACCGCCGGATCGTGGACATCCTCAACCGGCAGCCCGTGCGGTCGCAGAGTCAGTTGGCGAAGCTGCTGTCGGACGACGGGCTGAGCGTCACTCAGGCGACGCTCTCCCGGGATCTGGACGAGCTCAACGCGGTGAAGATCCGCAACAACGACGGTGACCTCATCTACGCGGTGCCGAGCGAGGGCGGATTCCGTACGCCTCGGGCGCCGCTGGGGGAGTCGGCGAAGGAGGAGCGGATGCGGCGGTTGTCGCAGGAGTTGCTCATCTCCGCGGAGGCTTCCGCGAATCTCGTGGTCCTGCGGACCCCTCCGGGGGCGGCGCAGTTCTTGGCCTCGGCCATTGACCAGGCCGAGCTGCAGGACATCCTGGGGACCATTGCCGGTGACGACACGTTGCTGTTGATCAGCCGGAACCCCACGGGGGGTCAGGCCCTGGCTGATCATTTGCTGCGGTTGGCTCAGAACGGGCACTAG
- a CDS encoding acetylornithine transaminase, giving the protein MTGTAANAEYAQRWQGSLMNNYGTPRLPLVRGAGLKVWDADGKQYLDFVGGIATNALGHAHPAIVEAVSTQIASLGHISNFFMAEPTVALAERLLQLFGRDGRVFFCNSGAEANEAAFKIGRLTGRTHIVATEGGFHGRTMGALAMTGQAGKREPFLPLPGEVTHVPFGDAQALAAAVTEETALVIIEPIQGELGVVVPPAGYLKAARAITAASGALLVLDEVQTGIGRTGHWFEYQAHEGVLPDVVTLAKQLGGGLPLGATVAFGRAAELLQPGHHGTTFGGNPVACAAGLAVLDTIANDGLLENVKRQSEKLRDGIEALGHPLIGHVRGSGLLLGIVLTEPHAAKVQQAAQDAGFLVNAPAPDVVRLMPPLNLGDDEVEALLQALPGILDLANGDG; this is encoded by the coding sequence ATGACCGGGACCGCGGCAAACGCAGAGTACGCCCAGCGGTGGCAGGGCTCGCTCATGAACAACTACGGCACCCCTCGGCTCCCTCTCGTGCGCGGTGCGGGCCTCAAGGTCTGGGACGCCGACGGCAAGCAGTACCTGGACTTCGTCGGTGGCATCGCGACGAACGCGCTGGGCCACGCCCACCCCGCGATCGTCGAGGCCGTGAGCACACAGATCGCGTCCCTCGGCCACATCTCCAACTTCTTCATGGCCGAGCCGACCGTCGCCCTCGCCGAGCGGCTCCTGCAGCTCTTCGGCCGGGACGGCAGGGTCTTCTTCTGCAACTCCGGCGCCGAGGCCAACGAGGCGGCCTTCAAGATCGGCCGGCTGACCGGCCGGACCCACATCGTCGCCACCGAGGGCGGCTTCCACGGCCGCACGATGGGCGCCCTCGCGATGACCGGCCAGGCCGGCAAGCGGGAGCCGTTCCTGCCCCTGCCCGGTGAGGTCACGCACGTGCCGTTCGGCGACGCGCAGGCGCTGGCCGCCGCGGTCACCGAGGAGACGGCCCTCGTGATCATCGAGCCGATCCAGGGGGAGCTCGGGGTCGTGGTGCCGCCGGCCGGCTATCTGAAGGCGGCGCGGGCGATCACCGCCGCCAGCGGTGCGCTGCTCGTCCTCGACGAGGTGCAGACCGGCATCGGCCGGACCGGGCACTGGTTCGAGTACCAGGCCCACGAGGGCGTCCTGCCGGACGTCGTCACCCTCGCCAAGCAGCTCGGCGGCGGGCTGCCGCTGGGCGCGACGGTCGCCTTCGGGCGGGCCGCGGAGCTGCTCCAGCCGGGCCACCACGGGACGACCTTCGGCGGCAACCCGGTCGCGTGCGCCGCCGGCCTGGCGGTTCTGGACACCATCGCGAACGACGGGTTGCTGGAGAACGTCAAGCGGCAGAGCGAGAAGTTGCGGGACGGGATCGAGGCGCTGGGCCACCCGCTGATCGGTCATGTCCGGGGCTCGGGACTGCTCCTGGGTATCGTGCTCACCGAGCCGCACGCCGCCAAGGTGCAGCAGGCGGCTCAGGACGCCGGTTTCCTGGTGAACGCGCCCGCCCCCGATGTCGTACGGCTCATGCCGCCGCTGAACCTCGGGGACGACGAAGTGGAAGCGCTTCTTCAGGCCCTTCCCGGCATCCTTGATCTGGCCAACGGGGACGGATGA
- a CDS encoding FMN-binding protein, with translation MRKSHPIRRVVLAGAATVSGIVLLLSLKPASDPGSAQAAGIGAPPAASAQGGAQAAATGTFTGDAAQTQYGAVQVRLTVGNGKITKAETVQAPKGGQSDQITANAVPKLNQAAVAAGSADIDAVSGATYTSAGYKESLQSALDKAQASAGSSQGSGAAQAATVTGDAVQTQYGAVQVRITVNGGKITEAETVQAPKGGQSDQITANAVPKLNQAAVAAGSADIDAVSGATYTSAGYKESLQSALDKARASAGSSQGSGSQGSGSQDAGAAQARTVTGGVSQTQYGPVQVRITVSGGKITKAEAVQTPKGGRSDQITANAVPQLNQAAVAAGSADIDAVSGATYTSAGYKESLQSALDQAGG, from the coding sequence ATGAGGAAGAGTCACCCCATCCGGCGTGTCGTGCTGGCCGGCGCCGCCACCGTGTCCGGGATCGTGCTGCTGCTGTCGCTGAAGCCGGCCTCCGACCCGGGTTCCGCGCAGGCGGCGGGCATCGGCGCACCGCCGGCGGCCTCGGCCCAGGGCGGCGCCCAGGCGGCCGCCACCGGCACGTTCACCGGTGACGCGGCGCAGACCCAGTACGGGGCCGTGCAGGTACGCCTGACGGTGGGCAACGGAAAGATCACCAAGGCCGAGACCGTCCAGGCCCCCAAGGGCGGCCAGAGCGACCAGATCACCGCCAACGCCGTACCCAAACTCAACCAGGCCGCCGTAGCGGCAGGCAGCGCCGACATCGACGCCGTCTCCGGAGCGACATACACCAGTGCCGGCTACAAGGAATCCCTCCAGTCCGCCCTGGACAAGGCGCAGGCGAGCGCCGGTTCGTCCCAGGGGTCGGGCGCCGCACAGGCGGCCACCGTCACCGGCGACGCCGTCCAGACGCAGTACGGCGCGGTCCAGGTCCGCATCACCGTCAACGGCGGAAAGATCACCGAGGCCGAGACCGTCCAGGCCCCCAAGGGCGGCCAGAGCGACCAGATCACCGCCAACGCCGTACCCAAACTCAACCAGGCCGCCGTAGCGGCAGGCAGCGCCGACATCGACGCCGTCTCCGGAGCGACATACACCAGTGCCGGCTACAAGGAATCCCTCCAGTCCGCCCTGGACAAGGCGCGGGCGAGCGCCGGTTCGTCCCAGGGGTCGGGCTCCCAGGGCTCCGGCTCCCAGGACGCGGGCGCCGCCCAGGCTCGCACCGTCACCGGCGGCGTCTCCCAGACGCAGTACGGCCCCGTCCAGGTCCGTATCACCGTCAGCGGCGGAAAGATCACCAAGGCCGAGGCGGTCCAGACGCCCAAGGGCGGCCGGAGCGACCAGATCACCGCCAACGCCGTACCGCAGCTCAACCAGGCAGCGGTGGCAGCCGGGAGCGCCGACATCGACGCGGTGTCCGGAGCCACCTACACCAGCGCCGGCTACAAGGAATCGCTCCAGTCGGCACTGGACCAGGCCGGTGGCTGA
- a CDS encoding FAD:protein FMN transferase encodes MGTVFSFDVRGGDPGAVRSALEEAVAGLHRIDEVFSTYRDDSQISRLARGELTVDECDPEVVEVLELGAEAERTSEGWFSTSYEGRLDPTGIVKGWSVERAARALATVPGVTGVSLNGGGDVQLLGVPGTQRPWRVGVADPLRPGGLAAVISAAGLPELAVATSGTAERGAHIVDPRTGRSAVTDLVAVTVVAPSVTWADCWATAAFAMGSRQGLRWLESLPDVEALLITAGDEVRCTGGLAARLG; translated from the coding sequence ATGGGGACGGTCTTCTCCTTCGACGTCCGCGGCGGGGACCCCGGTGCCGTGCGGTCGGCACTGGAAGAGGCGGTCGCCGGGCTGCACCGGATCGACGAGGTGTTCAGCACCTACCGCGACGACAGCCAGATCTCCCGGCTGGCGCGCGGCGAGCTGACCGTCGACGAGTGCGATCCGGAGGTCGTCGAGGTGCTCGAACTGGGCGCGGAGGCCGAGCGGACCAGCGAGGGCTGGTTCAGCACGTCGTACGAGGGCCGCCTCGACCCGACCGGCATCGTCAAGGGCTGGTCCGTCGAACGCGCCGCACGTGCCCTGGCGACGGTCCCCGGCGTGACCGGCGTCAGCCTCAACGGCGGCGGTGACGTCCAGCTCCTGGGCGTACCGGGCACGCAGCGCCCCTGGCGGGTGGGGGTCGCCGACCCTCTCCGCCCGGGCGGCCTGGCTGCCGTGATCTCCGCCGCCGGCCTGCCCGAACTGGCGGTGGCCACGTCCGGCACGGCAGAACGCGGCGCCCACATCGTCGACCCCCGCACGGGCCGCTCAGCGGTGACGGACCTGGTGGCGGTGACGGTGGTGGCCCCGTCAGTGACCTGGGCGGACTGCTGGGCGACGGCGGCTTTCGCGATGGGGTCGAGACAGGGTTTGCGTTGGCTGGAGTCGTTGCCGGACGTAGAGGCGCTCTTGATCACGGCGGGCGATGAGGTCCGCTGCACCGGGGGGCTGGCGGCGCGACTCGGCTGA
- a CDS encoding L,D-transpeptidase: protein MRPGVVALASASLLALGTAPGARTQPPLPARMADTGGGTQLITAVAPEKGSTSGTVTWWDRVGGKWVKAGSAPARFGANGLVEGTRRKQGTNTTPTGLYGLPYAFGIKAAPRGTAYKYRRVHRDSWWCQDNDSRAYNRWTEPLARDCRAAESEHLISYGSLYAYALVIGFNYERPVRGRGAGIFLHVKGRGATAGCVSVGEGAMKRILGWAEPGRRPHIAIGTANGRTAITRY, encoded by the coding sequence ATGCGCCCCGGTGTCGTCGCCCTCGCGTCCGCGTCCCTCCTCGCGCTCGGCACCGCGCCCGGCGCCCGGACCCAGCCGCCGCTGCCCGCACGCATGGCCGACACCGGGGGCGGCACCCAGCTGATCACCGCCGTGGCGCCGGAGAAGGGCTCGACGTCGGGCACGGTCACCTGGTGGGACCGCGTAGGCGGCAAATGGGTGAAGGCCGGTTCGGCACCGGCCCGCTTCGGTGCGAACGGACTCGTCGAAGGGACCCGCCGCAAGCAGGGCACGAACACGACGCCGACGGGGCTGTACGGGCTGCCGTACGCCTTCGGTATCAAGGCCGCACCGCGCGGCACGGCGTACAAGTACCGCCGTGTCCACCGCGATTCCTGGTGGTGCCAGGACAACGACTCCCGCGCCTACAACCGCTGGACCGAGCCCTTGGCGCGCGACTGCCGGGCCGCCGAGTCCGAGCACCTGATCTCCTACGGCTCGCTCTACGCGTACGCGCTCGTCATCGGATTCAACTACGAGCGTCCGGTGCGGGGGCGGGGCGCCGGGATCTTCCTTCATGTGAAGGGGCGTGGGGCGACGGCCGGTTGTGTGTCGGTCGGCGAGGGGGCGATGAAGCGGATCCTGGGGTGGGCCGAGCCGGGGCGGAGGCCGCACATCGCGATCGGGACGGCGAACGGGCGCACGGCGATCACCCGGTACTGA